One Campylobacter concisus DNA segment encodes these proteins:
- a CDS encoding formate--tetrahydrofolate ligase produces the protein MLSDIEITHQTKLEHISKVAAKLGLNEDELELYGKFKAKISPRLESSNSKLILVTATNPTPYGEGKTTMSIGLADALNLLNKKVCLALREPSLGPVFGIKGGAAGGGYSQLAPMEDLNLHFTGDFHAITSANNLISAMIDNSLYQENPLKIEKILWKRCMDMNDRALRFVTVGQGGRTDGVPREDGFNITAASEIMAVLCLATSLSDLKERVANIMVAYDSDKKPIYVRDLGCEDAVCILLKDAIKPNLFQTLEHTPTLVHGGPFANIAHGCNSVIATKTALNLADYVITEAGFGSELGAEKFLDIKCRVAEIKPRAVVLVSTIRSLKYNGEANKDEITKPDMNALKKGIENLGGHIENLKVKFGQNVVVALNKFGFDTDEEINFVKEYCQKLGVEVAVCENFVKGGKGALELAQLVLKACDKPSKINFTYEMSDDTKTKIEKVAKEIYGASEVVFEEAALKKIEMIKELNLSHLPVCIAKTQYSFSDDAKLLGRAKGFTFSVKDLDIRTGAGFIVAVCGKIMLMPGLPKVPAAVNMKIDAEGKIDGLS, from the coding sequence ATGCTAAGCGACATCGAGATAACTCACCAAACGAAACTTGAACACATCAGTAAGGTTGCCGCAAAACTAGGCTTAAACGAAGATGAGCTTGAGCTTTACGGCAAATTTAAGGCTAAAATTTCCCCTAGGCTTGAGTCATCAAACTCAAAACTCATCTTAGTCACCGCGACTAATCCAACCCCATATGGCGAGGGCAAAACGACTATGTCAATAGGTCTAGCCGACGCACTAAATTTACTTAATAAAAAGGTCTGCCTAGCACTTCGCGAGCCATCTCTTGGACCAGTTTTTGGCATAAAGGGTGGAGCAGCAGGTGGCGGCTACTCACAGCTTGCGCCGATGGAGGATCTAAATTTACACTTCACTGGCGATTTTCACGCGATAACATCGGCAAATAACCTCATTTCAGCGATGATAGATAATAGCCTCTATCAAGAAAACCCACTAAAAATAGAGAAAATTTTATGGAAGCGCTGTATGGATATGAACGACCGCGCGCTAAGATTTGTCACCGTTGGTCAGGGCGGCAGGACTGATGGCGTGCCAAGAGAAGATGGCTTTAACATCACCGCTGCAAGCGAGATCATGGCTGTGCTTTGTCTAGCAACAAGCCTTTCTGATCTAAAAGAGCGCGTGGCAAACATCATGGTCGCCTATGATAGCGATAAAAAGCCTATCTACGTGCGTGATCTAGGCTGCGAGGACGCTGTTTGCATACTTTTAAAAGATGCGATCAAGCCAAATTTATTTCAAACACTTGAGCACACACCTACGCTCGTGCATGGTGGCCCATTTGCAAACATCGCACACGGCTGCAACTCCGTCATCGCAACAAAAACAGCTCTAAATTTAGCTGACTACGTCATCACTGAAGCTGGCTTTGGCTCGGAGCTTGGCGCGGAGAAATTTTTAGATATAAAGTGCAGGGTTGCTGAGATCAAACCAAGAGCTGTGGTGCTTGTAAGTACGATTAGATCGCTAAAATATAACGGCGAAGCAAATAAAGATGAGATCACAAAACCAGATATGAATGCCCTTAAAAAAGGTATCGAAAACCTTGGCGGACACATCGAAAATTTAAAAGTCAAATTTGGTCAAAACGTGGTTGTAGCGCTTAATAAATTTGGCTTTGACACTGATGAAGAGATAAATTTTGTAAAAGAGTACTGCCAAAAGCTTGGCGTAGAAGTAGCAGTTTGCGAGAATTTTGTAAAAGGTGGCAAAGGTGCGCTTGAGCTTGCCCAGCTAGTTTTAAAGGCGTGCGATAAGCCAAGCAAGATAAATTTCACCTACGAGATGAGCGATGATACAAAAACCAAAATAGAAAAGGTCGCTAAGGAAATTTATGGAGCTAGCGAGGTGGTCTTTGAAGAGGCTGCTCTTAAAAAGATCGAGATGATAAAAGAGCTAAATTTGAGCCATTTGCCAGTTTGTATCGCAAAAACACAGTACTCATTTAGCGACGATGCGAAGCTTTTGGGCAGAGCAAAGGGCTTTACATTTAGCGTAAAAGACCTTGACATTAGAACGGGAGCCGGCTTTATCGTCGCTGTTTGCGGTAAGATCATGCTAATGCCTGGACTTCCAAAAGTGCCAGCTGCGGTCAATATGAAGATAGACGCAGAGGGTAAGATTGACGGCTTGTCGTAA
- the rimP gene encoding ribosome maturation factor RimP, producing MDNLDKLVRECGVELYDSEIANENGRAIFRVYITKNGGVSLDDCEKVSRLLSPIFDVTPPVSGDYNLEVSSPGLERKLSKPSHFKSSVGELVKVQTEAEKFAGRLVKADEESVAVENEEGIFEINISEIKKAKTYLEW from the coding sequence ATGGATAATTTAGACAAATTAGTACGCGAATGCGGTGTAGAGCTTTACGACAGCGAGATTGCAAATGAAAATGGCAGGGCTATTTTTAGAGTTTATATCACAAAAAATGGCGGAGTAAGCCTTGATGACTGCGAAAAAGTGAGCCGTCTACTCTCGCCTATCTTTGACGTGACACCGCCAGTTAGCGGGGATTATAACCTTGAGGTTAGCTCGCCTGGCCTTGAGAGAAAGCTTAGCAAGCCATCTCATTTTAAATCGAGCGTTGGTGAGCTAGTTAAAGTTCAAACCGAGGCTGAGAAATTTGCAGGAAGGCTTGTAAAAGCGGACGAAGAGAGCGTCGCAGTAGAAAACGAAGAGGGAATTTTTGAGATCAATATCAGTGAGATAAAAAAAGCAAAAACATATTTGGAGTGGTAA
- the rbfA gene encoding 30S ribosome-binding factor RbfA produces the protein MNANEIKRMRTESVLKELIPEALATLEDSILKGLCVTDVECKKGRYDAFVYLDKMMFDEREQEYILGHLKRVCRHLQNHCMAAEGWYRCPNFHFKFDDRLEYQNHMDKLFDKISKDLNKNG, from the coding sequence ATGAACGCTAACGAAATAAAGCGTATGAGAACAGAGAGCGTGCTAAAAGAGCTCATACCAGAGGCTTTAGCCACTCTTGAAGATAGCATTTTAAAAGGTCTTTGCGTCACTGACGTCGAGTGCAAAAAGGGCAGATATGACGCCTTTGTCTATCTTGACAAGATGATGTTTGACGAGCGTGAGCAAGAGTATATTTTGGGGCATTTAAAGCGCGTTTGCAGGCACTTGCAAAACCACTGCATGGCGGCTGAGGGCTGGTATAGATGTCCAAATTTTCACTTTAAATTTGACGATAGATTAGAGTATCAAAACCATATGGATAAGTTGTTTGATAAAATTTCAAAGGATTTAAACAAAAATGGATAA
- the infB gene encoding translation initiation factor IF-2, which produces MSNVRISEIANELGYPSKEIVEKAQELGLKVKTHSNAVSLEEAEAIYEYVQTGVIPDKFKKKKSEPKAKKEPKKEAEKEPAKKEEKPKTEPKKAAAKAEPKSEKVKAEPKKEVQISEEKPKTEPKKEEPVKVEQKPAEAPKPKESLADVTQKRRGLVIVKKKKDYEAPAPVKEEKKAEAAVTNISDFKSMFSASDENLARKKKKEKKVTVVSKKDSAEKMDLLGGSDFGDIVLEDEDVVVLPDFSFKTPAPAPMQRTKQPSAMKTTVNNTINSFGEGGIQRRARKKHKKPENKQNSEAVTSINIPKEIRVYEFAEKLNKQPSEVIGKLFMLGMMTTKNDFLDEDAIEILADEFNVEVNIIDDQKEFDYVAAYEEEIKDDENLQPRAPVITIMGHVDHGKTSLLDYIRKSRVAAGEAGGITQHVGAYMVNKNGRNITFIDTPGHEAFTAMRARGAGVTDIVIIVVAADDGVKPQTKEAVSHAKAAGVPIIIAINKMDKESANPDLVKTGLAELDIMPTEWGGKYEFVPISAKTGMGIDDLLEIVLLQADLLELKANPKANAKATVIESSLQKGRGPVATIIVENGTLHVGDTVVAGVAYGKIRSLLDDQGRPLKEIKPGECGVIVGLSEIAEAGETLIGVKTDKEAREYAQKKAEYIRQKELSKSTKVSIDELSAKIAEGELKTLPVIIKADVGGSLEALKASLEKLANDEIRVNVIHSGVGGITQSDVALASASNDCIILGFNIRPTGEIKEKAKESGVEIKTYNVIYNLIDDVKAILGGLMSPIIREEQLGQAQVRQVIHVPKVGAIAGCIVTEGTINRGAKIRLIREGVVVYEGSVSSLKRFKDDVKEVAKGYECGVGIENFNDIRENDYIESFKEVKEKATL; this is translated from the coding sequence ATGAGCAATGTTAGGATTTCAGAGATCGCAAATGAGCTTGGCTACCCAAGTAAAGAGATAGTAGAAAAAGCTCAAGAACTAGGCCTAAAGGTCAAAACTCACTCAAATGCTGTGAGCCTTGAAGAGGCTGAAGCAATATATGAATACGTTCAAACTGGCGTAATACCAGATAAATTTAAAAAGAAAAAGAGCGAGCCAAAAGCAAAAAAAGAGCCTAAAAAAGAGGCAGAAAAAGAGCCAGCAAAAAAAGAAGAAAAACCTAAAACTGAGCCTAAAAAGGCAGCTGCTAAGGCCGAGCCAAAGTCTGAAAAGGTAAAAGCAGAGCCTAAAAAAGAGGTGCAAATTTCAGAGGAAAAACCTAAAACTGAGCCTAAAAAAGAAGAGCCTGTAAAGGTCGAGCAAAAGCCAGCAGAAGCGCCAAAACCAAAAGAGAGCTTGGCTGATGTCACTCAAAAAAGACGCGGCCTTGTGATAGTTAAAAAGAAAAAAGATTACGAGGCGCCAGCTCCTGTAAAAGAGGAGAAAAAGGCTGAGGCGGCTGTTACTAACATTAGCGACTTTAAGAGTATGTTTTCTGCTAGCGATGAAAATTTGGCTAGAAAAAAGAAAAAAGAGAAAAAAGTAACAGTTGTAAGCAAAAAAGATAGCGCTGAGAAGATGGACTTGCTCGGTGGAAGCGACTTTGGTGACATCGTGCTTGAAGATGAAGATGTGGTGGTGCTACCTGATTTTAGCTTTAAAACCCCAGCTCCAGCTCCGATGCAAAGGACAAAACAGCCAAGTGCGATGAAGACAACCGTCAATAACACGATAAATTCGTTTGGCGAGGGTGGCATACAAAGAAGAGCTAGAAAAAAACACAAAAAGCCTGAAAATAAACAAAATAGCGAAGCTGTAACTTCGATAAATATCCCAAAAGAAATTCGTGTTTATGAATTTGCTGAAAAGCTAAACAAACAGCCAAGCGAGGTCATAGGTAAGCTATTTATGCTTGGCATGATGACAACTAAAAACGACTTTTTGGATGAAGATGCGATAGAAATTTTGGCTGATGAGTTTAATGTCGAGGTAAATATCATCGACGATCAAAAAGAGTTTGACTACGTAGCAGCCTATGAGGAGGAGATAAAAGACGATGAAAATCTCCAGCCAAGAGCGCCAGTTATAACCATCATGGGTCACGTTGACCACGGTAAAACCTCGCTACTTGACTACATAAGAAAGTCTCGCGTAGCAGCAGGCGAGGCTGGCGGTATCACTCAGCACGTGGGTGCTTATATGGTAAATAAAAATGGCAGAAACATCACATTTATCGACACTCCAGGCCACGAGGCATTTACAGCTATGCGTGCAAGGGGTGCTGGTGTAACTGATATAGTTATCATAGTTGTTGCAGCAGATGACGGCGTAAAACCACAGACAAAAGAGGCAGTTAGCCATGCAAAAGCTGCAGGCGTGCCAATAATCATCGCGATAAACAAAATGGATAAAGAGTCAGCAAATCCTGATCTAGTAAAAACTGGTCTTGCTGAGCTTGACATCATGCCAACAGAGTGGGGTGGCAAGTATGAATTTGTACCGATCTCTGCAAAAACAGGCATGGGCATAGATGATCTACTTGAGATCGTGCTTTTGCAAGCTGATCTTTTGGAGCTAAAGGCAAATCCAAAGGCAAACGCAAAGGCTACTGTCATCGAGAGCTCACTTCAAAAAGGACGTGGTCCAGTAGCTACCATCATCGTTGAAAACGGCACGCTTCATGTCGGAGACACTGTCGTAGCTGGCGTTGCATACGGTAAGATAAGAAGCTTGCTTGATGATCAGGGCAGGCCATTAAAAGAGATAAAACCAGGCGAATGTGGCGTGATAGTAGGCCTTAGCGAGATAGCAGAGGCTGGCGAGACATTAATAGGCGTAAAAACTGATAAAGAGGCTCGTGAATACGCACAGAAAAAGGCTGAATATATCCGTCAAAAAGAGCTTAGCAAGAGCACAAAAGTTAGTATCGATGAGCTTAGTGCTAAGATCGCTGAGGGCGAGCTAAAGACACTTCCAGTCATCATCAAAGCTGACGTTGGCGGCTCACTTGAAGCGCTAAAAGCAAGCCTAGAAAAACTAGCAAATGACGAGATCAGAGTAAATGTGATCCACTCAGGCGTTGGCGGTATCACGCAAAGCGACGTTGCACTTGCAAGCGCAAGCAACGACTGTATCATCCTTGGCTTTAATATAAGGCCAACTGGTGAGATAAAAGAGAAGGCAAAAGAGAGTGGCGTCGAGATAAAAACTTACAACGTTATTTATAACCTAATCGACGATGTGAAGGCGATTTTGGGCGGACTAATGTCACCTATCATCAGAGAAGAGCAGCTTGGTCAAGCTCAGGTTCGCCAAGTGATCCATGTGCCAAAAGTAGGCGCAATCGCTGGATGTATCGTCACTGAGGGTACGATAAACAGAGGGGCAAAAATTCGTCTTATTAGAGAAGGTGTGGTCGTTTATGAGGGCTCGGTAAGCTCACTAAAACGCTTCAAAGATGACGTCAAAGAGGTTGCTAAAGGCTATGAGTGTGGTGTTGGTATCGAAAATTTCAACGACATTAGAGAAAATGACTACATCGAAAGCTTCAAAGAAGTCAAGGAGAAAGCTACTCTATGA
- the thrB gene encoding homoserine kinase, with product MNILIPATSANLGPGFDALGLSLKLFNSVKIEPSKFSSVSINGEGSDSTNLKRNNIFLSIFNEIFLELTGKNENFRIVFENNIPFSRGLGSSSAVIVGAIASAYEMAGFKASKSVVLNKAIIYETHPDNISPAVHGGFISAVVKNGNVYANKIKLSDDIKAVVVIPNKPMSTASSRQILPKNYTMKECVNNLSHAAFLTSCFYEKRYDLLRVASEDMMHEERRMSALKELFEVRKVAYENGALMSTLSGSGSSFLNIAYKDDAKNLQDVLKSKFNDFRVEIFSFDNDGYEITQS from the coding sequence TTGAATATCTTAATCCCTGCCACAAGTGCAAATTTAGGACCTGGTTTTGACGCTTTAGGACTTAGTTTAAAGCTTTTTAATAGCGTAAAGATCGAACCATCTAAATTTAGCTCTGTCTCGATAAATGGCGAGGGGAGTGATAGCACAAATTTAAAAAGAAACAACATTTTTCTAAGCATTTTTAATGAAATTTTTTTAGAGCTAACCGGTAAAAATGAAAACTTCAGAATAGTTTTTGAAAACAATATCCCATTTTCAAGAGGCCTTGGCAGCAGCTCTGCAGTGATTGTCGGAGCCATAGCTTCAGCTTACGAGATGGCTGGATTTAAGGCTAGCAAAAGCGTCGTTTTAAATAAAGCTATCATCTATGAAACCCATCCAGACAATATCTCGCCAGCAGTTCACGGAGGATTTATTAGCGCGGTCGTAAAAAACGGCAATGTTTATGCAAATAAAATAAAATTAAGCGATGATATAAAAGCAGTCGTCGTCATCCCAAATAAGCCGATGAGCACTGCATCATCAAGGCAAATTTTGCCAAAAAATTACACTATGAAAGAGTGTGTAAATAACCTCTCTCACGCTGCATTTTTGACCTCTTGTTTTTATGAAAAAAGATATGATCTTTTAAGGGTAGCAAGTGAAGATATGATGCACGAAGAGCGCAGAATGAGCGCTTTAAAAGAGCTTTTTGAGGTGCGAAAGGTAGCTTATGAAAATGGAGCGCTAATGAGCACACTTTCAGGCTCAGGCTCAAGCTTTTTAAACATCGCTTACAAAGATGACGCTAAAAATTTACAAGATGTTTTAAAGAGTAAATTTAATGATTTTAGAGTTGAAATTTTTTCATTTGATAACGATGGATACGAAATCACGCAAAGCTAG
- a CDS encoding glycoprotease, translating to MIKILENLSSKFNITKIIYANTPGGFMGLKVAYVILKTFSLAKGCEFYAVSGFSLNGGQAIRANKNLSFVLKNGEILLEKVEPVRFVLPLNLDELKLNSDTLPNYIIQAV from the coding sequence CTGATAAAAATCCTAGAAAATTTATCCTCTAAATTTAACATCACAAAGATCATCTACGCAAACACGCCAGGTGGCTTCATGGGGCTAAAGGTGGCCTACGTCATCTTAAAGACTTTTTCTTTGGCAAAGGGCTGTGAATTTTACGCAGTAAGTGGCTTTAGTCTAAATGGCGGCCAAGCGATCAGGGCAAATAAAAATTTAAGCTTTGTGCTAAAAAATGGTGAAATTTTACTTGAAAAAGTTGAGCCTGTGAGATTTGTGTTGCCTTTAAATTTAGATGAATTAAAACTAAATTCAGATACACTTCCAAATTATATCATCCAAGCTGTTTAG
- the lpxC gene encoding UDP-3-O-acyl-N-acetylglucosamine deacetylase codes for MKQTTIARRVETVGIGLHKGEPIRLILEPLDANSGIILHREDLGISFKAEPKNVINTQMATVVGNEKGFISTIEHLMAAVNGYGIDNIRISVDANEIPVMDGSAISFCMLLDEAGIRYLDAGKKVILVRREVEVIEGSKFVRTSPSRNPKFDYTIKFDHPVIGEQRYVFEFSKSSFVKNIARARTFGFLKDLQRLQAQNLALGASLDNAVAIDDTHILNPEGLRFENEFVRHKILDAVGDLSLLGAPLLGDYTAFAGSHDLNHKLTLALMADEKNYEIATLSGELLKEYQKVFA; via the coding sequence TCTTGATGCAAATTCAGGTATTATTTTGCACCGCGAAGATCTTGGTATTAGTTTTAAAGCTGAGCCTAAAAACGTTATAAATACGCAAATGGCAACCGTCGTTGGCAACGAAAAGGGCTTTATCAGCACGATAGAACACCTAATGGCAGCTGTAAATGGATACGGCATTGATAATATTAGAATTTCAGTTGATGCAAATGAAATTCCTGTCATGGACGGCAGTGCGATAAGCTTTTGTATGTTGCTTGATGAAGCTGGTATAAGATATCTTGATGCTGGTAAAAAAGTCATCCTTGTCCGCCGCGAAGTCGAGGTGATTGAGGGGTCAAAATTTGTGCGAACTTCGCCTTCAAGAAATCCAAAATTTGACTATACGATCAAATTTGACCACCCAGTTATCGGCGAACAAAGATATGTTTTTGAATTTAGCAAGAGCTCATTTGTAAAAAATATCGCTCGTGCTAGAACTTTTGGCTTTTTAAAAGACTTGCAACGCTTGCAAGCTCAAAATTTAGCACTTGGTGCATCGCTTGATAATGCCGTGGCTATCGATGATACTCATATTTTAAACCCAGAGGGTTTGAGATTTGAAAATGAGTTTGTAAGACATAAAATTTTAGACGCGGTTGGCGATTTGAGCTTGCTTGGAGCACCTTTGCTAGGGGATTACACAGCATTTGCGGGCAGCCACGATCTAAACCACAAACTAACACTTGCTTTAATGGCAGATGAGAAAAATTATGAGATCGCAACACTTAGTGGCGAGCTTTTAAAAGAGTATCAAAAGGTATTTGCATAA